In Nitrososphaerota archaeon, a single genomic region encodes these proteins:
- a CDS encoding arginine decarboxylase, pyruvoyl-dependent gives MLDLVAKKLFLTKGRGVHEDRLTSFEFALRDAGIAGTNIVLISSIFPPRAKMVSRAEGLKLINPGQVLFCIYSRNQTNEPHRLISASVGIAQPKDPNRYGYLSEYEAYGQNEKQAGDYAEDIAAQMLASSLGIKFELDKSWDEKRKQWKISGEIYKSMNITQTAVGDTKGRWTTVFSAAVLVI, from the coding sequence ATGCTTGATCTAGTTGCAAAAAAATTATTCCTCACAAAAGGCAGAGGTGTTCATGAAGATAGACTGACAAGCTTCGAATTTGCCCTGAGAGACGCAGGAATCGCAGGTACAAACATAGTTCTGATTTCCAGTATTTTCCCACCTCGCGCAAAGATGGTCTCGCGTGCAGAAGGCCTCAAGCTTATCAATCCGGGTCAAGTTCTATTTTGCATTTATTCAAGAAACCAAACAAACGAGCCACACCGATTAATCTCGGCATCCGTCGGCATCGCTCAACCAAAAGACCCAAACAGGTACGGCTATCTATCGGAATATGAGGCATATGGACAAAACGAAAAGCAGGCAGGAGACTATGCAGAAGACATTGCCGCTCAAATGCTTGCTTCGTCTCTTGGAATCAAGTTTGAATTGGACAAGTCATGGGACGAGAAAAGAAAACAGTGGAAGATTTCTGGAGAAATTTACAAATCAATGAACATAACGCAGACTGCAGTCGGTGACACCAAAGGACGCTGGACTACTGTGTTTTCTGCAGCTGTTCTGGTTATTTAG
- a CDS encoding TerC family protein, producing MSDIYILWTVFTIFVGISLAIDLGVFSKLRKKDTHKEVPPFKSALRWTIVWISLAGIFSGIIYFDMGDQKFAEFITGYALEKSLSVDNMFIFLLIFTSLNIPHKFQHRVLSMGILGAIAMRVPLILVGAHLLEEFHWMIYLFGGFLIITAIRMLLQRKEKKIEIEKNIAVRALRKMMPVELNMQEPKFFLIKNGIKYATPLLVALVIIEFTDLLFALDSIPAILAITTDPFIVITSNIFAILGLRSLYFLLAGVMEKFYYLKPGLIAILMFIGIKMLVSEFVKIPTFVSLSIVMGILGLALLFSFIRAKKHTK from the coding sequence ATGAGTGATATTTACATTCTCTGGACAGTATTTACTATCTTCGTTGGCATATCACTTGCAATTGATCTAGGAGTATTTTCCAAGCTCCGCAAAAAAGATACCCACAAGGAAGTACCGCCATTCAAAAGTGCACTGCGCTGGACCATAGTCTGGATTTCACTTGCAGGAATATTTTCTGGCATAATTTACTTTGATATGGGCGATCAAAAATTTGCCGAGTTCATCACTGGCTATGCGCTTGAAAAATCACTTTCAGTTGATAACATGTTTATTTTCTTGTTGATATTTACCTCTCTTAACATTCCCCACAAGTTCCAGCACAGAGTTCTCTCAATGGGCATTCTTGGTGCAATAGCGATGAGGGTTCCACTCATTTTGGTAGGGGCGCATCTTTTGGAGGAATTTCACTGGATGATCTACCTCTTTGGTGGATTTTTGATAATTACCGCAATCAGAATGCTTCTTCAAAGAAAGGAAAAGAAAATCGAAATTGAAAAGAACATCGCGGTGCGGGCTCTGCGTAAAATGATGCCAGTTGAGCTAAACATGCAAGAACCCAAGTTCTTTTTGATTAAAAACGGAATAAAGTATGCAACACCACTCCTAGTCGCACTTGTAATAATAGAATTCACTGACCTACTTTTTGCACTGGACTCGATTCCAGCGATACTTGCAATCACGACTGATCCGTTCATTGTAATCACATCAAACATCTTTGCAATACTAGGTCTGCGTAGCTTATACTTTTTGCTGGCAGGTGTGATGGAGAAATTCTACTATCTCAAGCCAGGCCTTATTGCTATTTTGATGTTCATTGGAATTAAAATGCTGGTATCGGAATTTGTAAAGATTCCTACATTTGTGTCGCTCAGTATAGTCATGGGAATACTGGGTCTGGCATTACTATTTTCGTTTATTCGTGCAAAAAAGCATACGAAATAA
- a CDS encoding 50S ribosomal protein L40e, with translation MPITDPEKKRIAQAARLHMKICLNCGVRNSMAASRCRKCRGQFLRLKNRTLGAKK, from the coding sequence ATGCCAATCACAGACCCAGAGAAGAAAAGAATCGCACAGGCTGCAAGACTACACATGAAAATATGCCTGAATTGTGGCGTCAGAAATTCCATGGCGGCATCCAGATGCAGAAAATGCCGTGGTCAGTTCCTAAGACTAAAGAATAGAACTCTGGGCGCAAAGAAATAG
- a CDS encoding M3 family oligoendopeptidase, with translation MYKQGTWKLSELAPDHKSPEFAKQVTRLESKVKNFGKIKPKLRPSISSKEFFGIIHNIEDLAEDASRLGGYASLLYSSDTQSDEATTLLTRMSKLGSKIENETLFFDLWWKRKIDEKNANRLIKDAGNLSQFLRHKRLLAKYALSEPEEKIINTLDVTGSTALVKLYDKITNAFEYVITINGKKKKLTRELLSVLVRSSNPNLRKTAYQTLLGKFNSNKGVLGEIYQNLVLNWKDEGIEIRKYTSPISIRNTGNDVDDKTVQVLLEVCKKNSSVFYKFFEFKAKSLGLKKLRRYDLYAPSAKKFKEKDYTYDKATRLVLESLNKFSPTLSQYANRVFDQNHIDSQIRPGKRDGAFCSTVSPKLTPYVLVNYAGKSKDVFTLAHELGHAVHSQAASKQSILVSEAPLPLAETASTFSELLLYDNISDQMADTEKAAILSEKIDDIYATVMRQAFFTIFEIEAHKQIANGTTIEELSKAYLGNLKVQFANSIEISEDFALEWSCIPHFFHTPFYCYAYSFGNLLSLSLFQMYQREGRSFEKTYLEILSAGGSKKPETLLNEYGIDISSAKFWQDGFDYINSQVKELVLL, from the coding sequence ATGTACAAACAGGGAACGTGGAAATTATCTGAATTAGCGCCAGACCACAAAAGCCCGGAATTTGCTAAACAGGTAACAAGGCTGGAATCCAAAGTCAAAAACTTTGGGAAGATAAAGCCAAAGCTTAGGCCTTCCATTTCATCAAAAGAGTTTTTCGGAATCATACACAATATAGAAGATCTGGCAGAGGACGCAAGCAGGTTGGGTGGCTATGCTTCATTGTTGTATTCATCGGACACCCAGTCAGATGAGGCGACCACACTGCTAACAAGAATGTCCAAGTTGGGTTCAAAAATCGAAAACGAAACACTGTTTTTTGACTTGTGGTGGAAGCGCAAAATTGATGAAAAAAACGCCAACAGGCTAATCAAGGATGCGGGAAACTTATCGCAATTCCTTAGACATAAGCGACTCTTGGCAAAATACGCCCTCTCAGAGCCAGAAGAAAAAATAATCAACACCCTTGATGTTACGGGCTCGACAGCACTTGTAAAATTATACGATAAGATAACAAACGCATTTGAGTATGTCATAACAATTAACGGTAAAAAGAAAAAACTTACCCGGGAGTTGCTAAGTGTTCTTGTACGTAGTAGCAATCCGAATTTGAGAAAAACCGCATACCAGACACTCTTAGGAAAATTTAATTCAAACAAGGGAGTGCTAGGCGAAATCTATCAGAACCTGGTCCTAAACTGGAAAGATGAGGGAATTGAAATTAGAAAATACACCTCCCCGATATCGATTAGAAACACTGGGAATGATGTTGATGACAAAACCGTCCAAGTGTTGCTTGAGGTCTGTAAGAAAAACTCTAGTGTATTTTACAAGTTTTTTGAATTCAAGGCGAAGTCATTAGGCCTCAAAAAGCTTAGAAGATACGATCTGTATGCTCCTAGTGCAAAAAAATTCAAAGAAAAAGACTATACCTACGACAAGGCAACAAGACTTGTCCTAGAGTCTCTGAATAAGTTCAGCCCCACATTATCACAGTATGCAAACAGAGTATTTGATCAAAACCACATTGATTCTCAGATCAGGCCGGGCAAGCGAGACGGTGCATTTTGTAGCACAGTATCGCCAAAGCTCACCCCATATGTTTTGGTAAACTATGCAGGAAAGTCAAAGGACGTATTCACACTGGCACACGAGCTTGGCCATGCAGTGCATAGTCAGGCAGCATCTAAGCAATCCATCCTAGTCTCAGAGGCCCCACTCCCATTGGCAGAAACGGCTTCGACATTTTCTGAGTTGCTCCTATATGATAACATTTCAGACCAAATGGCAGACACCGAAAAAGCCGCCATTTTATCAGAAAAAATAGATGACATTTATGCCACCGTGATGCGCCAGGCGTTCTTTACAATATTTGAGATCGAAGCACATAAGCAAATTGCCAACGGCACCACCATAGAAGAGCTATCCAAGGCATACCTAGGGAACCTGAAGGTTCAGTTTGCAAATTCTATAGAGATATCTGAGGATTTTGCGCTTGAGTGGTCCTGCATTCCGCACTTTTTCCACACACCTTTTTACTGCTATGCATATTCATTTGGAAATCTGCTGTCGCTGTCGCTGTTCCAAATGTATCAAAGGGAGGGAAGATCGTTTGAGAAGACATACCTTGAGATTCTATCTGCCGGAGGCTCAAAAAAGCCAGAAACTCTACTCAACGAATACGGAATCGATATTTCATCTGCCAAGTTCTGGCAGGATGGCTTTGATTACATCAATTCGCAGGTAAAAGAACTGGTTTTATTATAA
- a CDS encoding ATP-grasp domain-containing protein, whose protein sequence is MRLLEFQAKELFGQYGIKTPKGRYSKNIDEARAHATELGYPFVIKFQAPVGGRGKAGGIQVVKNQDEFELKYPQVAGMTIKGEKARAILLEKMAEYQNELYLSLFLNRSKRCYTIIASGEGGVEIESVKNQTIREVGLGDVTPQIAEEVAKSIGLSGNSIADFVDMLQRLSKLTIEKEAELAEINPVALLKDGSLLALDGKVITDDNSNFRHPDMDKYQEKTELEERAEKSGFTLVELEGNIAVVGNGAGLVMSTLDMLIDNGGKAACFLDVGGGATTESVYEALTLISKMKKVKAILVNLYGGIVKTTTVASAFIKAYDDKLIDLPVYARLMGAESEKSKEMLKNTKTKMFDSVEEAISGVVLGVSKHG, encoded by the coding sequence ATGCGACTCCTCGAATTCCAGGCAAAGGAGCTTTTTGGTCAATATGGAATTAAGACCCCAAAGGGAAGATATTCCAAAAACATTGACGAGGCAAGGGCGCATGCTACCGAGCTGGGTTATCCATTTGTCATAAAGTTCCAAGCCCCAGTAGGTGGTCGTGGAAAGGCAGGTGGAATCCAAGTAGTCAAAAATCAGGACGAGTTTGAGCTGAAATACCCACAAGTGGCAGGCATGACTATCAAAGGAGAGAAGGCACGTGCGATATTATTAGAAAAAATGGCAGAATATCAAAATGAGCTATACCTATCACTGTTTTTGAATCGCTCTAAGAGATGCTATACCATCATTGCGTCAGGCGAAGGTGGAGTTGAAATCGAATCAGTCAAAAACCAGACCATAAGAGAGGTCGGTCTAGGAGATGTCACACCACAGATAGCAGAAGAGGTGGCAAAGTCAATCGGGCTTTCAGGCAATTCCATTGCAGACTTTGTTGACATGCTACAGAGATTATCAAAATTAACAATAGAAAAAGAAGCAGAGCTTGCAGAGATAAATCCAGTTGCTCTGCTCAAGGATGGATCATTACTGGCACTAGACGGTAAGGTAATCACCGATGATAATTCTAATTTCCGCCACCCAGACATGGACAAGTACCAAGAAAAAACCGAACTAGAAGAGCGGGCTGAAAAATCTGGATTCACTCTGGTAGAGCTAGAGGGAAATATTGCAGTGGTTGGAAACGGTGCAGGACTTGTCATGTCAACACTTGACATGCTAATTGACAACGGCGGAAAAGCCGCTTGCTTTTTGGATGTAGGGGGCGGGGCAACAACAGAATCCGTATACGAAGCACTGACGCTCATTTCAAAGATGAAAAAGGTAAAAGCAATCTTAGTGAACCTTTATGGCGGAATTGTAAAGACAACAACTGTCGCGTCCGCATTCATCAAGGCATATGACGATAAGCTAATTGATCTTCCAGTTTATGCAAGACTGATGGGAGCAGAGTCTGAAAAATCTAAAGAAATGCTCAAGAATACTAAAACAAAAATGTTTGATTCAGTAGAAGAGGCAATCTCTGGCGTAGTTTTAGGAGTCTCAAAACATGGCTAA
- the sucD gene encoding succinate--CoA ligase subunit alpha, whose amino-acid sequence MANIYEILRGAKDSSENYQRMPVIVQGITGTFGSLHAKMMMEYGTNIAAGVTPGKGGQKFEGKVPIYNSVKEAADATGSKISIVFVPAKFFLGAAKEALDAGIKLLVAIPEHVPIRDTMQVLEMAKQKDAIVIGPNTPGIMIPGLIKIGIMPASPFKEGNIAVLSKSGTLLYEISNALSRAGYGQSITIGIGGDPVNGTRLIDAFEMVKDDPDLNGIVVVGEIGGDSEEILAQHIIDTNFKKPIVAYIAGRNAPKEKRMGHAGAIVMGTYGSAESKVSMFNKANIPVGKRPNEVAMLLSGKLGSKD is encoded by the coding sequence ATGGCTAACATTTATGAGATTTTGCGCGGAGCCAAGGACTCTTCTGAGAATTATCAGAGAATGCCAGTAATTGTACAAGGAATTACAGGCACGTTTGGCTCGCTGCACGCAAAAATGATGATGGAATATGGCACAAACATTGCGGCTGGCGTCACACCAGGTAAAGGTGGACAAAAATTCGAGGGTAAGGTACCAATTTACAACTCAGTCAAAGAGGCAGCGGATGCAACCGGCTCAAAAATATCAATCGTGTTTGTCCCAGCAAAATTCTTCCTTGGTGCGGCAAAAGAGGCTCTGGATGCTGGAATCAAGTTGCTTGTGGCAATACCAGAACACGTACCAATTAGGGATACAATGCAGGTCTTAGAGATGGCAAAGCAAAAAGATGCTATTGTAATCGGGCCAAACACGCCAGGAATCATGATCCCAGGATTAATCAAAATTGGCATAATGCCTGCAAGTCCGTTTAAGGAAGGAAACATCGCAGTATTATCAAAGAGTGGTACATTATTATACGAAATTTCAAATGCGTTGTCCCGTGCAGGTTATGGACAATCCATTACAATAGGAATTGGTGGAGACCCAGTAAATGGAACAAGACTAATTGACGCATTTGAGATGGTAAAGGACGACCCAGACCTGAACGGAATAGTAGTAGTAGGGGAGATAGGCGGAGATTCCGAAGAAATCCTGGCCCAGCACATCATCGATACTAATTTCAAAAAGCCAATTGTCGCATACATCGCAGGACGAAATGCCCCAAAGGAAAAAAGAATGGGTCACGCAGGGGCCATTGTGATGGGGACGTACGGATCTGCAGAGTCAAAGGTTTCAATGTTTAACAAGGCAAACATTCCAGTAGGGAAAAGGCCGAATGAGGTTGCCATGCTGTTGTCAGGTAAGTTAGGATCCAAAGACTAA
- a CDS encoding isoleucine--tRNA ligase, with translation MQLDRELNSKKIEEQIRQHLSSLDLQKMLDDAKSGQNLVFIEGPPTMNGIPHAGHLRGRIIKDLWYRYNTLLGYKITFNAGWDTQGLPVELQAEKELGITGGKTEILKSFGIEKLVAECKKLVHKYNEKWIEVDNLLGMSFNQENAYWTYKDEFIEREWQILKKAHEIGVLTEGHRIVAYCPSCQTALSSQEVNQGYEMVQDPSLYYKVKLESEDAFLIVWTTMPFTLVTDAMVGLNPEENYHYVKVEGETWVVGEKRLEEFAKEVKIENYQIIKTVKGASFEGKKYIHPLLTEIPKLAELAKNPNYHIAVSEEFVDPITGSGLVHLAPANGEEDYNIAQKRKIPVFSPIDDEVKFTSDAGKYASMFVRDADRQITEDIKAKGALVRIGRIKHKYPLCWRSHHPIVWLARREFFYMLDKLDNKAIEAAEKVEYFFDQPKNRFLGIIKEKHPWCISRERFWGCPLPIWNCKCGHVERLFSRKEILDVATDLPDGPNFELHRPWIDRIGIKCKKCGAQMEREKFVLDTWHNSGSAPYSSLSDSEYSKGIPAPFLTEGIDQTRGWAYTLLVENVILNNKPTPPYSAFLFQGHVLDKNGNKMSKSLGNVMDGKELLTKYPVDLIRFYFIWKSSPIEPINFSTDEMMSRPYQILNTLYHIHLYYKQNSEYDKFDYNIHTISQARQRNLLGSPDIWILSKLQRLVKLVQQNNDSCKFHESARALEDFIINSLSQVYIPITKAELWDEDNSKTDRRFAIYAILHKILKTLDVLIHPLCPYTSEYLHLAVFGKDSILLESWPVPETDLINDTIEESFDLMKESVSVSSAARMKAKLKRRWPLTDAVVCVTPGQKQKLESLSELLLSQMNVESFKAVELLNSAGLELINEMQSLKLPVKPLVEMDRKKIGPKAKQHMGALLSAFAGTKPEEIISNLLKSKSHTFDIEAEKITLDLEDFVISFDAQDGYAYSQRDSLIVFISTARNREMMARGLVKDLARRLQTLRKEQGYNPTDVLSCAHILDLDSESLEMAKEKSKDLAFLVRVKSVDFESAPQTKDDDIDGQKIRIWIE, from the coding sequence AAAATAACATTCAACGCAGGCTGGGACACACAGGGACTACCAGTTGAATTGCAGGCGGAAAAAGAACTTGGAATCACCGGTGGAAAAACTGAGATCCTGAAATCATTTGGAATTGAAAAGCTTGTAGCAGAGTGCAAAAAGTTAGTCCACAAATATAACGAAAAATGGATTGAGGTGGATAATCTCCTAGGTATGTCGTTTAACCAAGAAAACGCATACTGGACATACAAAGATGAATTCATAGAGAGAGAATGGCAGATTCTAAAAAAGGCACACGAGATAGGCGTCCTAACGGAAGGACATAGAATTGTAGCATATTGTCCTAGCTGCCAAACTGCACTATCAAGCCAAGAGGTAAACCAGGGATATGAGATGGTCCAGGACCCATCACTCTATTACAAAGTCAAGCTGGAATCAGAAGATGCTTTTTTGATTGTCTGGACCACAATGCCATTTACTCTAGTCACTGACGCAATGGTTGGCCTCAACCCAGAGGAAAATTATCACTATGTCAAAGTAGAAGGCGAAACCTGGGTTGTTGGAGAAAAAAGACTAGAAGAATTTGCAAAGGAAGTCAAAATTGAAAATTATCAAATTATTAAGACTGTAAAGGGGGCAAGTTTTGAGGGTAAAAAATACATCCACCCATTATTAACAGAGATTCCAAAACTAGCCGAGCTTGCAAAAAATCCCAACTACCACATTGCAGTTTCTGAAGAGTTTGTCGATCCAATCACAGGAAGTGGGCTTGTGCATTTGGCACCTGCAAACGGAGAGGAGGATTACAATATTGCGCAAAAAAGAAAGATTCCTGTTTTCTCACCAATTGACGATGAGGTCAAGTTCACGTCAGACGCCGGAAAATATGCATCAATGTTTGTGCGTGATGCAGATAGGCAAATAACAGAAGACATCAAGGCAAAAGGCGCCCTAGTGAGAATAGGTAGAATAAAGCACAAGTATCCGCTTTGCTGGAGATCCCATCACCCAATTGTGTGGCTTGCAAGACGCGAGTTTTTCTACATGCTGGACAAGCTAGACAATAAAGCAATAGAGGCGGCAGAAAAGGTAGAATACTTTTTTGATCAGCCAAAGAACCGGTTCTTGGGAATAATAAAAGAAAAACACCCCTGGTGCATTTCTCGTGAGAGATTCTGGGGCTGTCCTCTACCAATATGGAACTGCAAGTGCGGCCATGTAGAGCGATTATTCTCAAGAAAAGAAATTTTGGATGTTGCAACTGATCTACCAGATGGTCCAAACTTTGAGCTTCATAGACCATGGATCGACAGAATTGGAATAAAGTGCAAAAAATGTGGTGCCCAGATGGAGCGAGAGAAATTCGTCCTAGACACCTGGCATAATAGTGGCTCTGCCCCATATTCGTCGCTCTCAGATTCTGAATATTCCAAGGGAATTCCAGCACCGTTTCTAACAGAGGGAATTGATCAGACAAGGGGTTGGGCATACACATTACTAGTTGAGAATGTCATTCTCAACAACAAGCCTACGCCGCCGTATTCTGCATTCTTGTTTCAGGGACACGTTCTAGACAAAAACGGAAACAAGATGAGTAAAAGTCTCGGAAATGTAATGGATGGAAAAGAACTATTAACAAAGTATCCAGTTGATTTGATCCGATTCTATTTCATCTGGAAGTCAAGCCCGATTGAGCCAATTAATTTCAGCACTGATGAGATGATGTCGCGGCCATACCAGATCCTAAACACTCTATACCACATTCATCTGTATTACAAGCAAAATAGCGAATACGACAAGTTCGACTATAACATCCACACAATATCGCAGGCAAGGCAAAGGAACCTACTTGGTTCACCAGACATTTGGATTTTATCAAAGCTTCAAAGACTCGTCAAATTAGTACAACAAAACAACGATTCCTGCAAGTTTCATGAATCTGCTCGGGCATTGGAAGACTTCATCATAAATTCGCTAAGCCAAGTCTATATTCCAATTACTAAAGCAGAATTATGGGATGAAGATAATTCCAAAACAGACAGACGTTTTGCAATTTATGCCATTTTACATAAGATTCTCAAAACACTTGATGTTCTGATTCACCCACTTTGCCCCTATACCAGTGAATACCTGCATCTTGCAGTGTTTGGCAAAGATAGCATTTTGTTGGAGAGCTGGCCTGTCCCAGAAACAGATCTAATCAACGACACAATAGAAGAGTCATTTGATTTGATGAAAGAGTCAGTGTCAGTATCATCAGCAGCTCGAATGAAGGCAAAGCTCAAGCGACGCTGGCCGCTAACTGATGCAGTAGTTTGTGTCACTCCAGGACAAAAGCAAAAACTGGAATCATTATCAGAATTATTATTATCACAGATGAATGTGGAATCATTCAAGGCAGTAGAGCTGCTAAACAGTGCAGGCCTAGAACTGATTAATGAGATGCAGTCCTTGAAGCTTCCAGTCAAACCACTAGTGGAAATGGACCGAAAGAAAATAGGCCCCAAGGCAAAGCAGCACATGGGCGCGTTACTCTCGGCATTTGCAGGAACAAAGCCAGAGGAAATCATATCAAATCTACTCAAATCAAAATCCCACACATTTGATATTGAGGCTGAAAAAATAACACTAGACCTAGAAGACTTCGTGATATCATTTGACGCCCAGGACGGCTATGCGTATTCGCAGCGTGACTCACTGATTGTATTCATATCTACTGCCAGAAACCGCGAAATGATGGCTCGCGGACTAGTAAAGGATCTGGCAAGAAGACTGCAGACATTGCGCAAAGAGCAAGGCTATAATCCAACAGATGTTTTGAGCTGCGCACATATCTTGGATCTGGATTCAGAATCTCTGGAAATGGCTAAAGAAAAATCAAAGGACTTGGCTTTTTTGGTTCGAGTAAAATCAGTGGATTTTGAATCAGCTCCGCAAACAAAAGACGATGACATTGATGGTCAAAAAATCCGAATCTGGATAGAGTAG
- a CDS encoding zinc-binding dehydrogenase, protein MRALVYDNYCVNDDFTSVLQIKDIPEPTPKPNEVVFRVRAAALNYDDIWGMRGSPLKVPLPHISGSDAAGDVIAIGDDVTGIKIGDRIVSHGNMSCRLCKNCTSGREFDCKKRKVWGFETGPLWGGYCEVTYLPEVNAVKIPDGVSYEDAAACSMTLMTAWHMLVGRAQIKPGQLVLVMGGGSGMGIFGIQIAKLYGCTVIATASGDKLEKCLQLGADYAVDHRKEDWYKQVFTISKEFAKTKDGIPGIDVIFEHIGGSHWNKELTLLKYGATLVTTGATTGYDVLTDLRHIFFKGTNILGSTLATKAELEDALYWVSKGKIKPVIDSVYTIDNAAEAHTKMLKGNLFGKIIMKP, encoded by the coding sequence TTGAGAGCACTAGTCTATGACAATTATTGTGTAAATGATGACTTTACTTCTGTTTTGCAGATCAAAGACATTCCAGAGCCAACCCCGAAACCAAACGAAGTTGTATTTCGAGTGCGAGCAGCTGCTCTGAACTATGATGACATCTGGGGAATGAGGGGTTCGCCACTCAAAGTTCCACTACCGCACATCTCTGGATCTGATGCGGCAGGCGATGTCATTGCAATAGGTGATGACGTAACTGGCATCAAGATTGGCGACAGAATTGTATCACATGGAAACATGTCTTGTCGACTGTGCAAAAACTGCACTTCAGGAAGAGAGTTTGACTGTAAAAAACGCAAGGTCTGGGGATTTGAGACAGGGCCGCTATGGGGTGGATACTGTGAGGTCACATACCTGCCCGAAGTAAACGCAGTAAAAATACCAGATGGTGTATCATATGAAGACGCGGCTGCCTGCTCAATGACACTTATGACTGCATGGCACATGCTTGTGGGGCGCGCACAAATCAAACCAGGACAACTAGTCTTGGTTATGGGAGGTGGCTCGGGCATGGGAATCTTTGGAATTCAAATAGCAAAACTCTATGGATGTACAGTAATTGCAACAGCGTCTGGTGACAAGTTGGAAAAATGCTTACAATTGGGTGCGGACTATGCGGTAGATCACAGAAAAGAAGACTGGTACAAACAGGTATTTACAATATCCAAGGAATTTGCAAAAACAAAGGATGGCATTCCTGGAATTGATGTGATCTTTGAGCACATTGGTGGCTCGCATTGGAACAAGGAGCTGACACTGCTAAAATATGGTGCAACACTTGTTACAACAGGTGCCACTACCGGCTATGATGTGTTAACTGATCTGAGGCATATTTTCTTCAAGGGCACAAACATTCTGGGCTCTACTTTGGCTACAAAGGCCGAGCTGGAAGATGCGCTATATTGGGTATCAAAGGGGAAGATAAAGCCGGTAATTGATTCTGTTTACACAATAGACAATGCAGCTGAGGCACACACAAAAATGCTAAAGGGAAATCTCTTTGGCAAAATAATAATGAAGCCATGA